One segment of Halomonas sp. TD01 DNA contains the following:
- the hisS gene encoding histidine--tRNA ligase, whose translation MSKSAAKKIQAIRGMNDLLPSESPRWQFFEAKVRQLMHRYGFDEIRTPIVEQTALFARSIGEVTDIVEKEMYTFDDRNGDSLTLRPEGTASCVRAAMEHGLLHNQTQRLWYQGPMFRHERPQKGRYRQFHQVGVETYGFDGPDIDAEVILLSARLWQELGLLEHVTLELNSLGSTDARAAYRDKLVAYFEQHHDVLDDDSKRRLTSNPLRILDSKNPAMAEMLNGAPQLMDHLDEESRTHFEQLKAMLDAAGIDYVVNPRLVRGLDYYCRTVFEWTTTALGSQGTVCAGGRYDGLVEQLGGKPTPAVGFAMGIERLILLLETLDLIPEEALGGCDVYLLPMDDNATIVALTLAEKLRSELPTLRLQLHCGGGSFKSRMKKADKSNAPVAVLLGEDELAEQAVTLKFLRDDREQLRVSQAELTATLQNLVSH comes from the coding sequence TTGAGCAAGTCCGCCGCAAAAAAAATTCAAGCTATCCGTGGTATGAATGATTTATTGCCCAGCGAAAGTCCCCGCTGGCAATTTTTTGAAGCCAAGGTGCGTCAGCTCATGCATCGCTATGGCTTTGATGAAATCCGTACGCCCATTGTTGAACAAACGGCGCTATTTGCTCGCTCTATTGGTGAAGTCACCGATATTGTCGAAAAAGAGATGTACACGTTCGATGACCGCAACGGCGACAGCCTAACGCTGCGGCCAGAAGGTACCGCCAGCTGTGTACGAGCAGCGATGGAACATGGCTTGCTGCATAACCAAACGCAACGGCTGTGGTATCAAGGCCCCATGTTCCGACATGAGCGCCCGCAAAAAGGCCGCTATCGCCAGTTTCATCAGGTTGGCGTAGAAACGTACGGCTTTGATGGACCGGATATTGATGCCGAAGTCATTCTGCTTTCTGCTCGTCTATGGCAAGAGCTCGGCTTACTGGAACACGTTACGCTAGAGCTTAACTCTCTAGGCTCCACAGACGCACGCGCGGCCTATCGCGATAAACTCGTCGCCTATTTTGAACAACATCACGATGTCCTCGATGACGACTCTAAGCGTCGCCTCACCAGCAACCCACTGCGCATTTTGGACTCCAAGAATCCAGCGATGGCAGAAATGCTGAACGGTGCGCCGCAGTTGATGGATCATTTGGATGAGGAGTCGCGGACACATTTTGAACAACTCAAAGCAATGCTGGATGCAGCAGGCATTGACTACGTTGTTAACCCACGCTTGGTACGCGGCCTTGATTACTACTGCCGTACAGTATTTGAGTGGACGACCACGGCCCTAGGCAGCCAAGGCACGGTATGCGCAGGCGGCCGCTACGATGGCCTGGTCGAACAACTAGGCGGAAAGCCCACGCCAGCCGTTGGTTTTGCCATGGGCATCGAGCGCTTAATATTGCTGCTGGAAACATTAGACCTGATTCCAGAAGAAGCGCTAGGTGGCTGCGATGTTTATCTGCTGCCCATGGATGACAACGCTACCATTGTCGCCCTCACCCTGGCTGAAAAACTACGTAGTGAGCTGCCAACCCTTAGGCTGCAGTTGCACTGTGGCGGCGGCAGTTTTAAAAGCCGAATGAAAAAAGCGGACAAAAGCAACGCACCTGTTGCAGTCTTATTGGGCGAAGACGAGCTGGCAGAGCAAGCCGTAACGCTTAAGTTCTTGCGTGATGATCGCGAACAGTTGCGCGTTTCTCAAGCAGAGCTCACCGCGACACTGCAAAACCTAGTGTCCCACTAA
- the rlmN gene encoding 23S rRNA (adenine(2503)-C(2))-methyltransferase RlmN codes for MTTTVAQHTPTSRSSTESEPAATNAPERQNLLGMSREQMEDFFLSIGEKKFRAAQLMKWIHQEGSDDFAAMTNLSKPLREKLARLAEIRGPAVVYEGTSSDGTRKWVLEVEDGSYVETVLIPAENGKRRTLCVSSQVGCSLDCSFCSTGKQGFQRNLTAAEIIGQVWVAQRSVGPRRDTANRPVTNVVMMGMGEPLLNFDNVVPAMKLMLDDNGYGLSKRRVTLSTSGVVPMIDKLGDEIDVSLAISLHASTDELRNELVPINRKYNIRALLDACHRYLSKCPDNRQVTIEYTLIRDVNDQQEHAEQLAALLKELPCKINLIPFNPFPNSGYEKPSRNQVMRFQQWLYDLGYNATVRVTRGEDIDAACGQLVGRVKDRTKRSARYIQSVQLDAD; via the coding sequence ATGACCACTACCGTAGCTCAACATACGCCTACCTCTCGCTCCTCGACCGAAAGCGAACCTGCCGCCACTAACGCGCCAGAGCGCCAGAACCTGCTTGGTATGTCTCGTGAGCAGATGGAAGACTTCTTTTTGTCGATCGGCGAAAAGAAGTTTCGCGCTGCCCAGCTAATGAAGTGGATTCACCAGGAAGGCAGCGATGACTTTGCTGCCATGACGAATCTCTCTAAACCGCTGCGTGAAAAACTGGCTCGGCTGGCAGAGATTCGTGGCCCTGCCGTTGTCTATGAAGGTACTTCAAGCGACGGCACGCGTAAGTGGGTCTTGGAAGTAGAAGATGGCAGTTACGTGGAAACGGTGCTGATTCCTGCGGAAAACGGCAAGCGCCGGACGCTATGTGTCTCTTCCCAGGTAGGCTGCTCGTTAGATTGCAGCTTTTGCTCGACGGGCAAGCAAGGCTTCCAGCGCAACTTGACCGCCGCCGAAATTATCGGCCAAGTGTGGGTCGCCCAGCGTAGCGTTGGCCCGCGTCGCGACACCGCTAATCGCCCGGTGACTAACGTGGTCATGATGGGCATGGGTGAGCCGCTGCTCAACTTCGATAACGTTGTTCCGGCAATGAAGCTGATGCTAGACGACAACGGCTACGGACTTTCCAAACGCCGCGTCACGCTTTCCACATCAGGCGTTGTGCCGATGATAGATAAACTTGGCGATGAGATCGACGTGAGCTTAGCCATTTCGTTGCATGCCTCTACCGACGAGCTACGCAACGAGCTGGTACCGATTAATCGTAAATATAATATCCGCGCACTTCTGGACGCCTGTCATCGTTACCTATCCAAATGCCCGGATAATCGTCAGGTTACCATTGAATATACGCTCATTAGAGATGTGAATGACCAGCAGGAACATGCCGAGCAACTGGCGGCACTGTTAAAAGAACTGCCCTGCAAGATCAACCTGATACCGTTCAATCCATTTCCTAACTCAGGCTACGAAAAGCCCTCACGTAACCAAGTGATGCGCTTTCAGCAATGGCTCTATGACCTGGGTTATAACGCCACCGTACGCGTCACGCGGGGTGAGGACATCGACGCTGCCTGCGGTCAGCTAGTCGGCCGTGTCAAAGACCGCACTAAGCGAAGTGCGCGCTATATTCAGTCCGTACAGCTTGATGCGGACTAA
- a CDS encoding ATP-binding protein, with protein sequence MDAELSQRLTRLLDHVEHWLPPAPIPVDWSKHVAAIWQRHPLGGRLVPVPPRDTMTLDDLLGIERQKLALVDNTRAFLQGLPANHGLLWGSRGSGKSSVIRALLNSLASDGLRLIQVDRHDLGSLPMLVEQLRDTPHRFVVYCDDLSFEGNDDAYKALKSVLDGALTGPPENVLLYATSNRRHLLPESMDDNSGTRLVGEELHHGDAVEEKISLSDRFGLWLGFHPFSQATYLEVCEHWVARIGDKQDWSDAARAEAVRFATLRGGRSGRTAWQFAAQWVGRKRLHEKAT encoded by the coding sequence ATGGATGCTGAATTGAGCCAACGCTTAACGCGGTTACTGGACCACGTAGAACACTGGCTGCCGCCTGCGCCAATCCCGGTGGATTGGAGCAAGCATGTGGCGGCCATTTGGCAGCGTCATCCGTTAGGAGGGCGCTTGGTTCCCGTGCCACCGCGAGACACAATGACACTGGACGACCTGTTAGGCATCGAGCGTCAAAAATTAGCGTTGGTCGATAACACACGTGCTTTTTTGCAGGGGCTACCCGCCAATCATGGTTTGCTGTGGGGATCACGGGGCAGCGGGAAGTCATCGGTGATTCGCGCGCTGCTTAACTCACTGGCAAGTGACGGGCTGCGCTTGATTCAGGTGGATCGCCACGATTTGGGTAGTCTGCCGATGTTGGTAGAACAGTTGCGCGATACGCCGCATCGTTTTGTGGTGTATTGCGACGATCTTTCGTTTGAAGGCAATGACGATGCTTACAAGGCACTCAAAAGCGTGCTAGACGGCGCATTGACGGGGCCGCCGGAAAACGTCTTGTTGTATGCCACTTCTAATCGTCGCCATTTGTTGCCGGAATCCATGGACGACAATAGCGGTACGCGTCTCGTGGGTGAAGAGCTACATCATGGTGACGCTGTTGAGGAGAAGATCTCATTGTCGGATCGCTTCGGCTTATGGTTAGGCTTTCATCCTTTTAGCCAAGCGACCTACTTAGAGGTCTGTGAGCACTGGGTTGCTCGTATTGGTGATAAGCAGGATTGGAGTGATGCTGCGCGGGCAGAAGCGGTTCGCTTTGCAACGCTAAGAGGTGGGCGCAGCGGCCGAACGGCTTGGCAGTTTGCAGCCCAGTGGGTGGGCCGCAAACGGCTTCATGAGAAGGCTACATAG
- the ispG gene encoding flavodoxin-dependent (E)-4-hydroxy-3-methylbut-2-enyl-diphosphate synthase, whose protein sequence is MHAPSPIKRRFSRQINVGNVAVGGDAPIAVQSMTNTNTLDVDATVAQIQQLEKAGADIVRVSVPDMDAAESFGKIKQRVDVPLVADIHFDYKIALRVAELGVDCLRINPGNIGREDRVRAVVSAARDNGIPIRIGVNAGSLEKDLQKKYGEPTPAALVESAMRHIDYLDRLDFQEFKVSVKASDVFMAVAAYRDLATRIEQPLHLGITEAGGLRSGTVKSSIGLGMLLMDGIGDTIRVSLAADPVEEIKVGFDMLKSLRLRAKGINFIACPSCSRQNFDVISTMNQLEERLEDVMTPLDVSVIGCVVNGPGEAKETDIGLTGGSPANLVYIDGKPASKLRNDHLVDDLEKLIREKVRQKQQQEDDMIARSV, encoded by the coding sequence ATGCACGCCCCTTCTCCGATTAAACGCCGCTTCTCGCGTCAAATTAACGTTGGCAATGTTGCTGTCGGTGGTGATGCACCTATTGCCGTTCAGAGCATGACCAACACAAATACCCTAGACGTCGATGCCACCGTGGCACAAATTCAGCAGTTGGAAAAAGCGGGAGCCGATATTGTCCGCGTTTCTGTACCCGATATGGATGCCGCTGAAAGTTTTGGCAAAATCAAGCAGCGCGTCGACGTACCGCTGGTAGCAGACATTCATTTTGACTACAAAATTGCCCTGCGTGTTGCCGAACTGGGTGTCGACTGCTTGCGTATTAACCCAGGCAACATTGGCCGCGAAGATCGAGTGCGCGCGGTTGTTAGTGCTGCCCGCGATAACGGCATACCGATTCGCATTGGCGTCAATGCTGGGTCACTGGAAAAAGATCTTCAGAAAAAGTACGGCGAGCCTACTCCCGCAGCGTTAGTGGAGTCGGCCATGCGCCATATCGATTATCTTGATCGTCTTGATTTTCAGGAATTTAAAGTCAGCGTAAAGGCCTCAGATGTGTTTATGGCGGTAGCAGCGTACCGCGACCTAGCTACTCGTATTGAGCAGCCACTACACCTGGGCATTACCGAAGCTGGCGGCCTACGCTCAGGCACAGTCAAATCATCGATTGGCCTTGGCATGCTACTGATGGACGGCATTGGCGACACGATTCGCGTATCGCTCGCCGCCGATCCAGTAGAAGAAATTAAAGTTGGCTTTGACATGCTTAAAAGCCTGAGGCTGCGAGCCAAAGGCATTAATTTTATTGCCTGCCCCAGTTGCTCGCGGCAAAATTTTGACGTCATCAGCACCATGAACCAGCTTGAGGAGCGGCTTGAAGACGTCATGACCCCTCTGGACGTATCGGTGATTGGTTGCGTCGTTAATGGCCCAGGTGAAGCGAAAGAAACTGATATCGGCCTAACCGGCGGCTCCCCTGCCAACTTGGTTTATATCGATGGCAAACCTGCCAGCAAACTACGTAATGACCACCTGGTGGATGACCTTGAAAAGCTGATCCGCGAGAAAGTACGCCAAAAACAGCAGCAAGAAGACGACATGATTGCTCGCAGCGTTTAA
- the bamB gene encoding outer membrane protein assembly factor BamB: MIMTSLPKSLFSKPSLRIAVGAVALALLSGCASKSEPAYTPKELRSFAETSSLNGVWSRNVGDGFGRARYPIAPAREGDTIFAADANGLVAAFNADNGNRKWEIELDTPISSALNAIAGQVYLGTRNGEVISLDQRDGSVNWRSRVSSEVLAAPQANQQLLLVQSVDGQITALDRVSGEERWVYASSQPSLTLRGTGTPMVIDPVSFVGFANGRLATLDNRNGQPLWELQIATPRGRSDVDRLVDLAGQPVVTPDGRLFVTSYNGNVVALEATRGGVLWESNLSSRHTPILVGNILLVVTDDSHVVGLNADSGQEVWRNDDLEDRWLTAPAFADGRVVVGDFEGYVHLLDAREGTLVGRTRVHKSGISVRPATEGSTIHVQANNGRLETLEVTP; the protein is encoded by the coding sequence ATGATCATGACCAGTCTTCCTAAATCGCTATTTTCCAAGCCGTCTTTACGCATTGCCGTCGGAGCGGTGGCGTTAGCATTGCTTTCAGGCTGTGCCAGTAAAAGCGAACCTGCTTATACGCCAAAAGAACTGCGTAGCTTTGCAGAGACTTCCTCGCTTAATGGCGTATGGAGCAGGAACGTAGGCGATGGCTTTGGCCGCGCCCGTTACCCCATTGCACCGGCTCGCGAAGGCGACACCATATTTGCAGCGGATGCCAATGGATTAGTCGCCGCATTTAACGCTGATAACGGCAACCGCAAGTGGGAAATTGAGCTGGACACGCCTATTTCAAGCGCCCTGAACGCCATTGCAGGTCAGGTTTATCTAGGCACACGCAACGGTGAAGTTATCTCCCTAGATCAGCGCGACGGCAGTGTTAATTGGCGCTCACGGGTTTCCAGTGAAGTGCTGGCAGCACCTCAAGCGAACCAACAGCTACTGCTTGTTCAGAGCGTTGATGGCCAAATTACGGCTCTCGATCGCGTCAGTGGCGAGGAGCGTTGGGTATATGCCAGCTCACAACCTTCGCTCACCCTTCGCGGTACCGGCACGCCAATGGTCATCGACCCCGTGAGTTTTGTTGGCTTTGCTAACGGGCGACTAGCAACATTAGACAACCGCAATGGCCAGCCACTTTGGGAATTGCAGATTGCCACTCCTCGCGGACGTAGCGACGTCGACAGATTGGTTGACCTTGCCGGTCAGCCAGTAGTAACCCCCGATGGACGACTTTTCGTCACTAGCTACAACGGTAACGTTGTTGCTTTAGAAGCGACGCGCGGTGGCGTTCTATGGGAAAGCAACTTATCTAGCCGCCATACCCCTATTTTGGTAGGTAACATTCTGCTAGTGGTCACTGATGATAGCCACGTCGTTGGCCTGAATGCCGACAGCGGACAGGAAGTGTGGCGTAACGATGACCTAGAAGACCGCTGGTTAACAGCGCCTGCGTTTGCAGATGGCCGTGTGGTCGTCGGTGACTTCGAAGGCTACGTTCATCTACTTGATGCCCGCGAAGGCACGTTAGTAGGCCGTACGCGCGTGCACAAATCGGGCATCAGCGTGCGTCCTGCCACTGAAGGCAGCACCATTCATGTCCAGGCCAATAATGGTCGCCTGGAAACCCTGGAAGTAACTCCATGA
- a CDS encoding RodZ domain-containing protein has translation MSDTQSHDNVTTSSPTATPGELLSRQREALGVPLTDAARALNLRPAVVDGLEQDNYEEIPVAAYRRGYLRAYAKYLGMDDRLVLEAYQANHGNTETDRRVAPVSVTRPPSRIGAWLFKLVTLLVIVALIAVTVMWWQSRGGSEPPSMGSNPSLEDESSSTGAPAENAAPTEQAQVATPQLPSSAPAQQTSIDEGAADAAAAAVESASESPTSSEGAEDAEFASADDTAGQADADAAAASEDNAAETAPATNPNLLELTFNEQSWTEIFDANNQRVFVGLQTPGTTASVEGEPPFRLTIGNATGVELRYEGENVNLVQRAGANNVARFTLGE, from the coding sequence ATGAGCGATACACAATCACACGATAATGTTACGACCTCTAGCCCAACTGCAACACCTGGCGAGCTTCTCTCACGCCAACGCGAAGCACTCGGCGTACCGCTTACCGATGCCGCACGGGCCCTTAATTTACGCCCTGCGGTTGTCGACGGTTTAGAACAAGATAACTACGAAGAAATCCCCGTTGCCGCTTATCGCCGGGGCTATTTACGTGCTTACGCAAAGTACCTAGGCATGGACGATCGCTTAGTACTTGAGGCCTACCAAGCTAACCATGGGAATACAGAGACAGATCGTCGAGTGGCCCCTGTTTCAGTCACTCGGCCACCCTCCCGTATTGGCGCTTGGTTATTCAAGCTAGTCACCTTGCTAGTGATTGTTGCCTTAATTGCAGTCACGGTAATGTGGTGGCAAAGCCGTGGCGGCAGCGAGCCACCCAGCATGGGGAGCAACCCCTCTTTAGAAGATGAGAGCAGCTCCACGGGCGCGCCAGCCGAAAATGCAGCACCGACAGAGCAAGCGCAGGTTGCCACACCTCAGCTTCCTAGCAGCGCGCCAGCACAGCAGACTAGCATCGATGAAGGAGCGGCTGACGCCGCAGCGGCAGCCGTTGAGTCGGCATCAGAGTCGCCTACTTCTTCCGAAGGGGCAGAAGACGCTGAGTTCGCCTCTGCAGACGATACGGCTGGGCAAGCTGATGCTGATGCCGCCGCTGCTAGTGAAGACAATGCGGCCGAAACGGCACCTGCAACAAACCCCAATCTGCTTGAGCTTACGTTTAACGAGCAGTCGTGGACTGAAATTTTTGATGCCAATAACCAGCGGGTGTTCGTTGGTCTGCAAACGCCCGGTACCACAGCAAGTGTTGAGGGCGAACCGCCTTTTCGTTTAACTATCGGCAATGCCACCGGTGTAGAACTGCGCTATGAAGGCGAGAACGTTAATCTTGTCCAGCGCGCCGGTGCTAATAATGTTGCCCGCTTTACCCTGGGAGAGTGA
- the der gene encoding ribosome biogenesis GTPase Der: MTPVIALVGRPNVGKSTLFNRLTRSRDALVADFPGLTRDRKYGNGMLGGKAYTVIDTGGISGDEEGIDAAMAEQSLAAIDEADIVLFLVDARAGLNVADEAIANHLRVNQKKTWLVVNKTDGLEEHSAMADFWTLGLGDPWPIAAAHGRNVSLLIDTVLEPFPERDPSIPGDTGTKGIRIGVIGRPNVGKSTLVNRLLGEERVVVFDEAGTTRDAIEIPFERRGKPYVLIDTAGIRRRKNVSEIAEKFSIIKTLDAIKECHVAVMVLDARSGLVEQDLHLLDYVLTSGRALVLAINKWDGLESDAKEKMRAEIKRRLGFAEYAEMHFISALHGTAVGDLYPSIERAFDAANAHWSTNRLTTLLQDAVSQHPPPMVNGRRIKLRMAHQGGSNPPIIVVHGNQTESLPEAYRRYLTNTFRKVLKVRGTPMRFEFRSGSNPFDHMAGASDKEKAKKRELNRTKEARKSRR, encoded by the coding sequence ATGACACCCGTCATTGCTTTAGTCGGTCGGCCCAATGTGGGCAAATCGACGTTGTTTAACCGCCTAACCCGCTCACGCGATGCGCTCGTGGCGGACTTTCCTGGCCTTACCCGTGACCGTAAATACGGGAACGGCATGCTAGGCGGCAAAGCGTATACGGTGATTGATACCGGCGGCATCAGCGGTGACGAAGAAGGGATTGATGCGGCAATGGCCGAGCAGTCTCTGGCCGCGATTGATGAAGCCGATATTGTACTGTTTCTGGTAGACGCTCGCGCGGGGCTTAACGTGGCTGATGAGGCCATTGCTAACCATCTGCGCGTTAATCAGAAAAAAACCTGGCTGGTGGTCAACAAAACCGATGGTTTGGAAGAGCATTCGGCCATGGCCGACTTCTGGACCTTAGGGCTTGGCGACCCATGGCCGATTGCTGCCGCCCACGGCCGCAATGTTTCACTGCTAATTGATACCGTACTGGAGCCGTTTCCCGAGCGTGACCCCAGCATTCCTGGGGATACGGGTACCAAAGGCATTCGCATAGGCGTTATTGGCCGCCCCAATGTGGGTAAATCCACGTTGGTTAACCGGCTGCTGGGCGAAGAGCGCGTTGTCGTATTCGATGAGGCAGGCACTACCCGCGATGCGATTGAAATCCCTTTCGAACGTCGTGGCAAGCCCTACGTATTGATCGATACTGCAGGTATTCGGCGGCGTAAAAACGTGAGCGAGATCGCTGAAAAGTTTTCCATCATCAAAACGCTCGATGCTATCAAAGAGTGTCACGTCGCAGTGATGGTACTGGATGCGCGTAGCGGTTTGGTTGAGCAAGATCTACACCTGCTTGATTACGTACTTACCTCTGGCCGCGCATTGGTGCTGGCAATCAACAAGTGGGATGGACTGGAAAGCGACGCGAAAGAGAAGATGCGCGCAGAAATTAAGCGCCGCTTAGGCTTTGCTGAGTATGCGGAGATGCATTTTATCTCCGCACTACACGGCACCGCTGTGGGCGATCTTTATCCTTCGATCGAACGGGCTTTCGATGCCGCTAATGCTCACTGGTCGACCAATCGATTGACCACGCTGCTTCAAGATGCAGTCAGCCAACATCCGCCGCCCATGGTCAACGGCCGGCGTATCAAGCTACGCATGGCGCACCAAGGTGGCAGCAACCCACCCATTATCGTGGTACACGGCAACCAGACTGAATCACTGCCGGAAGCCTACCGCCGCTACCTAACCAACACGTTCCGTAAAGTGTTAAAGGTTCGCGGTACTCCGATGCGCTTTGAATTCCGTTCGGGCAGCAATCCGTTTGACCACATGGCAGGGGCAAGCGATAAAGAGAAGGCCAAAAAACGCGAGCTCAACCGTACAAAGGAAGCACGTAAAAGCCGCCGCTAA
- a CDS encoding YfgM family protein, whose protein sequence is MAELRSEEEQLEVIKRWWKENGTSLIAGAVLAAAGVFGWNAWQNYQEGQAEAASVRYQQLVNMTAGNTLADDQLANARELISEITSDHGNTLYAELAQLLEARLAVQQGDLDAAKSVLENVASDSSRRYVQSLAWLRLARIEIANGNPEAALSVLDASITDALAAQQANVRGDAYAALDQTEQARDAWQTALELAQTQNQPLYGVQFKLDDLGVEEVTQ, encoded by the coding sequence GTGGCGGAGCTGAGAAGCGAAGAAGAACAGCTAGAGGTAATTAAACGCTGGTGGAAAGAGAACGGAACCTCTCTCATAGCAGGGGCTGTTCTTGCGGCGGCGGGTGTATTTGGCTGGAATGCATGGCAGAACTATCAAGAAGGCCAAGCAGAAGCCGCCTCCGTGCGTTATCAGCAACTCGTCAACATGACGGCTGGTAATACCTTGGCAGATGATCAGTTAGCCAATGCCCGTGAGCTCATTAGCGAAATCACCAGTGATCATGGCAACACCCTCTATGCAGAGTTAGCACAGCTGCTGGAAGCGCGTTTAGCCGTTCAACAAGGTGATCTTGACGCAGCAAAAAGCGTGCTTGAGAACGTGGCTAGCGACTCTTCTCGCCGTTATGTACAAAGTCTCGCATGGCTAAGATTGGCGCGGATTGAGATCGCAAACGGCAATCCAGAAGCAGCCCTAAGCGTGTTAGATGCGTCTATTACTGATGCTCTGGCAGCTCAGCAAGCCAACGTGCGCGGCGACGCTTATGCCGCGTTAGACCAAACAGAACAAGCGCGAGACGCTTGGCAAACTGCGCTAGAACTGGCCCAAACCCAGAATCAGCCGCTTTACGGCGTACAGTTCAAGCTTGACGATCTCGGCGTTGAAGAGGTGACACAATGA
- the pilW gene encoding type IV pilus biogenesis/stability protein PilW translates to MIGHRWRFYPSRVPMLCMLVSSMLLAGCASSGSTSSQANDGAADAYTQLGVAYLERDNLTRALGALDRALEINPRNAEALQALALVYQQQSENELASRYFQQAIKSAPSLTRARNNYAAFLYQQGQFNAACEQLETASHDAQYANRAQLFTNLGQCYLAADNIDEARKRLMRAVSIDPRSPRGYLLLAELEVSQGNYGQAWEPLQSYLQLAGQDPVALEMAIDIAHARGDHAAAANYQRLLNID, encoded by the coding sequence ATGATCGGTCACCGCTGGCGATTTTACCCATCCCGGGTTCCCATGCTGTGCATGCTAGTAAGCAGCATGTTGTTAGCCGGTTGTGCCTCTTCAGGTAGCACGTCTTCTCAGGCTAACGATGGCGCTGCAGACGCTTACACCCAACTAGGGGTTGCCTACCTAGAACGCGACAACCTGACCCGTGCGCTCGGCGCGCTGGATCGTGCGCTTGAAATTAATCCTCGCAATGCTGAGGCACTTCAGGCGCTTGCGCTGGTCTATCAACAGCAGAGCGAAAATGAGCTTGCAAGTCGTTATTTTCAGCAAGCGATTAAATCAGCGCCCTCTTTAACGCGTGCGCGTAACAATTACGCGGCGTTTTTATATCAGCAGGGGCAGTTCAACGCCGCCTGCGAACAGTTAGAAACCGCATCTCACGATGCCCAATATGCCAATCGTGCCCAGCTGTTTACTAACCTGGGGCAATGCTATTTGGCAGCCGATAACATTGATGAAGCGCGCAAACGCCTAATGCGCGCAGTGAGCATTGATCCACGTAGCCCGCGTGGATATTTATTATTAGCCGAACTTGAAGTTTCACAGGGCAATTATGGTCAAGCCTGGGAGCCGCTGCAGAGCTACTTGCAACTGGCCGGGCAAGATCCAGTCGCGTTGGAAATGGCGATCGATATCGCCCACGCCCGTGGTGATCACGCTGCGGCTGCGAACTACCAGCGCTTATTGAATATTGACTAA
- a CDS encoding M48 family metallopeptidase produces the protein MHWLRPLAVTALCASIAACSTSPTGRSQLLLLSDDQLNQMGQQAFAQYQQDIPTAGQASHRYVQCITDAIVEVLPAEQRNLDWQIRVFESEQPNAFALPGGYMGVNTGMLDIATNQNQLASVVGHEIGHVIANHANERASTQSATSLGLSVLSSTSGMQTPGGQQLMGVLGMGAQYGIALPFSRRHESEADVIGLQLMAQAGFDPRESVTVWENMQAASSGGAPPAWMSTHPSEGQRIEGLQANMNNAMASYEQARNSGRTPNCTRP, from the coding sequence ATGCATTGGCTTCGCCCACTGGCTGTTACTGCACTGTGTGCTTCTATTGCAGCATGCTCCACGTCACCTACCGGTCGCTCCCAGTTGCTGCTGCTCTCTGATGATCAGCTCAATCAAATGGGTCAGCAAGCCTTTGCGCAATATCAACAAGATATTCCCACTGCAGGTCAGGCAAGCCATCGCTATGTACAGTGCATTACGGATGCCATCGTAGAGGTATTGCCAGCCGAACAGCGTAATCTTGATTGGCAAATCCGTGTCTTTGAATCTGAACAGCCCAACGCCTTTGCTCTGCCTGGTGGTTACATGGGCGTGAATACTGGCATGCTCGATATCGCAACTAATCAAAATCAGCTAGCCTCAGTTGTCGGCCACGAAATTGGTCACGTAATTGCAAATCATGCCAACGAGCGCGCCTCGACCCAAAGTGCCACGTCACTTGGTTTATCGGTACTTTCCAGCACATCAGGAATGCAAACCCCTGGTGGCCAACAGCTAATGGGCGTACTGGGAATGGGTGCGCAGTACGGAATTGCGCTGCCATTCTCTCGTCGTCATGAGAGTGAAGCCGATGTTATCGGCCTCCAACTGATGGCCCAGGCCGGTTTTGACCCAAGAGAAAGTGTTACCGTTTGGGAAAATATGCAGGCTGCCTCCAGCGGTGGCGCTCCGCCCGCCTGGATGTCGACTCACCCAAGCGAAGGCCAGCGCATCGAAGGGCTTCAAGCTAACATGAATAACGCTATGGCAAGCTACGAGCAGGCGCGTAATAGCGGCCGCACCCCCAACTGCACACGTCCTTAG